A single window of Malus sylvestris chromosome 5, drMalSylv7.2, whole genome shotgun sequence DNA harbors:
- the LOC126624647 gene encoding uncharacterized protein LOC126624647 isoform X1, translating to MADPELEAIRQRRMQELMAQHGVGGSGGQQQNPEQHKANEDAKREAEERRQMMLSQIVSGEARERIARIALVKPEKARGVEDVILRAAQMGQIVEKVSEEKLISLLEQINNQTNKQTKVTIQRRRSVLEDDD from the exons ATG GCTGATCCTGAACTGGAAGCAATCAGACAAAGAAGAATGCAGGAGCTTATGGCTCAACATGGTGTG GGAGGGTCTGGAGGGCAACAACAAAACCCAGAGCAGCACAAGGCAAATGAAGATGCCAAGAG GGAGGCCGAAGAACGGAGGCAGATGATGCTTAGTCAGATTGTGTCAGGCGAAGCTCGTGAAAGAA TTGCTAGAATTGCTTTGGTGAAACCTGAGAAAGCAAGGGGTGTTGAAGATGTTATATTGAGAGCTGCTCAAATGGGCCAGATAGTTGAGAAG GTATCTGAGGAGAAACTCATTTCGTTGTTGGAGCAGATcaacaaccaaacaaacaagCAGACTAAAGTCACT ATTCAGAGGCGTCGGAGCGTCCTTGAGGATGATGATTGA
- the LOC126624647 gene encoding uncharacterized protein LOC126624647 isoform X2, with protein sequence MQELMAQHGVGGSGGQQQNPEQHKANEDAKREAEERRQMMLSQIVSGEARERIARIALVKPEKARGVEDVILRAAQMGQIVEKVSEEKLISLLEQINNQTNKQTKVTIQRRRSVLEDDD encoded by the exons ATGCAGGAGCTTATGGCTCAACATGGTGTG GGAGGGTCTGGAGGGCAACAACAAAACCCAGAGCAGCACAAGGCAAATGAAGATGCCAAGAG GGAGGCCGAAGAACGGAGGCAGATGATGCTTAGTCAGATTGTGTCAGGCGAAGCTCGTGAAAGAA TTGCTAGAATTGCTTTGGTGAAACCTGAGAAAGCAAGGGGTGTTGAAGATGTTATATTGAGAGCTGCTCAAATGGGCCAGATAGTTGAGAAG GTATCTGAGGAGAAACTCATTTCGTTGTTGGAGCAGATcaacaaccaaacaaacaagCAGACTAAAGTCACT ATTCAGAGGCGTCGGAGCGTCCTTGAGGATGATGATTGA